A part of Variovorax sp. HW608 genomic DNA contains:
- the thpR gene encoding RNA 2',3'-cyclic phosphodiesterase, translated as MNALHESTRRLFIGLFPGPAVRAAIEAHRKTWAWPAGVRLTNGARIHMTLHFLGPVERAREPPLAQCLADVRMRGMTLLLRTPEAWRNPIAVLMPDEHEGLRALHEGIVRQVERAGFVVPPERWVPHLTLARRTRGAVPPGGMAPIAWQVNEFVLVCSHTAYPSRYEFIAHYPAKG; from the coding sequence ATGAACGCCCTCCACGAATCGACCCGGCGTCTCTTCATCGGGCTGTTCCCGGGGCCGGCCGTGCGTGCCGCCATCGAGGCGCATCGCAAGACGTGGGCGTGGCCGGCGGGCGTGCGGCTCACGAACGGGGCGCGCATCCACATGACGCTGCACTTCCTCGGCCCGGTGGAGCGCGCGCGCGAACCGCCCCTCGCGCAATGCCTGGCCGACGTGCGCATGCGCGGCATGACGCTGCTGCTGCGCACGCCCGAGGCCTGGCGCAACCCGATCGCCGTGCTGATGCCCGACGAGCACGAAGGGCTGCGCGCGCTGCACGAGGGCATCGTGCGGCAGGTCGAACGCGCCGGCTTCGTCGTGCCGCCCGAACGCTGGGTGCCGCATCTGACCCTCGCGCGCAGGACGCGCGGCGCGGTGCCGCCGGGCGGGATGGCGCCGATCGCCTGGCAAGTGAATGAATTCGTACTGGTTTGCTCGCACACCGCGTATCCGTCGCGCTACGAGTTCATCGCGCACTATCCAGCAAAGGGCTGA
- a CDS encoding diguanylate cyclase domain-containing protein has translation MKKFPVEASLLLVDDDPSIIQVLSLILSDYSTLRFATSGADALQLSREATPDLILLDAQMGDMSGLQVCEALKADPALADVPVIFVSSHQESELEVAVLQLGAMDFIRKPFDAEQVLARVNTQLKLKRLSDDLRRLSRVDGLTGLANEAAHAETLARECARAAEARQAIALVLLEVDFFQSFEALYDRKATDACLAAVGDALCRSMRRPGDVAARIDRERFALVLPDTSADDALHVANRALRAVELLDISHQGSAVSRHVTCSAGVSSVDAARRDELAAAGVSAVDALGAAAAKALEMAVAAGRAQAALVAHEVLPAPAVDAG, from the coding sequence ATGAAGAAATTTCCGGTGGAGGCGAGCCTTCTGCTCGTCGATGACGATCCCAGCATCATCCAGGTGTTGAGTCTCATACTTTCTGATTACTCGACGCTTCGTTTCGCCACCAGCGGTGCCGACGCGCTGCAACTCAGCAGGGAGGCAACGCCCGATCTGATCCTGCTCGATGCGCAGATGGGCGACATGAGCGGCCTCCAGGTCTGCGAGGCGCTCAAGGCCGATCCCGCGCTGGCCGATGTGCCGGTGATCTTCGTCAGCAGCCACCAGGAATCCGAGCTCGAAGTCGCGGTGCTCCAGCTGGGCGCGATGGACTTCATCCGCAAGCCGTTCGACGCCGAGCAGGTGCTCGCGCGCGTCAACACGCAACTCAAGCTCAAGCGGCTGTCGGACGACCTGCGCCGGCTGTCGCGCGTCGACGGCCTCACGGGGCTGGCCAACGAGGCCGCCCATGCCGAGACGCTCGCGCGCGAATGCGCCCGCGCCGCGGAGGCTCGGCAGGCGATCGCCCTGGTGCTGCTGGAGGTCGATTTCTTCCAGTCCTTCGAGGCGCTCTACGACCGCAAGGCCACCGACGCCTGCCTCGCGGCCGTTGGCGATGCGCTCTGCCGCAGCATGCGGCGGCCGGGTGATGTCGCCGCCCGGATCGATCGCGAGCGCTTTGCGCTGGTGCTCCCCGACACCTCGGCCGACGACGCGCTGCATGTCGCGAACCGCGCGCTGCGCGCGGTCGAGTTGCTCGACATCAGCCACCAGGGCTCCGCGGTTTCGCGCCACGTGACTTGCAGTGCGGGCGTGTCTTCCGTCGACGCGGCGCGGCGTGACGAACTGGCAGCCGCCGGTGTCAGCGCGGTCGACGCGCTCGGCGCCGCGGCCGCGAAGGCGCTTGAGATGGCCGTCGCCGCGGGCCGCGCGCAGGCCGCTCTGGTGGCTCACGAAGTGCTGCCGGCGCCTGCCGTCGACGCGGGCTGA
- a CDS encoding PAS domain S-box protein: MGIRESARSLVWLIVGLGGAIGAALLQHQSNESLAQERFDAVARRAVEQLSSRMHSYETGLRSARGAVIAAGGEGGITRLRFAQFMASRDLEREFPGAGGFGYIRRVPVAEEAAFVAAARLDGKADFRIHQLGPNEGERFVIQFFEPSDSNSPVIGLDVASEPKRRAAAERSMRSGETTISAPITLIQTEPRNAGLRSVIMLLPIYRAEAQLGRLQQRQRRSSAARGMPDEVFGWAYTPLRIDEVLRDFDFQDGDFAMSLVDATPGGRPERFFTSPRQPDAKETELKTSLPLQLYGRTWQAEITAQPRFVNQLNLRSPWSILLIGSVLAMLLALLSFVEQVTQRRKAREGEQRSRLAAIVASSNDAVIGCRLDGRITDWNAAAAKIFGYSAEEVQGQPLQSLLLPPDYVQEEETLLRHIADGKSVAAFETFRRHRDGSPVAVSVAAAPILAADGRVVGVAETMRDITHEKASKAHILELNATLEQQVQQRTAELAALSQRERAILDGAASAIIATDVRGVVTLFNPAAEALLGYSAAEVVDRMEMNGFHDAFELQGRAMALTTEVGRALEAGEVYAPAPGTGRAQAREWTYVRKDGSRVAVHLNVSPLRDAQGAVLGFIAIATDLSERKAAELRLRSNERFMRIVTDNIPGVVAYWTPDLRCTFANDAHERWLGRKAWEMAGITMEELLGPVRLAENQPLIRAALAGEDQRVMRTRAMVDGSVVHYWLHFIPDRDDAGVVQGFITVAVDVTDMREAQAQLEQLNEALNERSAQAESASRAKSEFLANMSHEIRSPLNTVLGLAYLLRQTALDDRQRELLQKIQTASTALLGVINDILDISKIEAGEMVIEATEFGLRELLEGVVEMAAVAAGNKDIALRLDADDDLPPRLCGDVTRIRQILVNLLSNAVKFTARGSVRLQVHAVARDEHAVRLRLSVTDTGIGIEPALLDRLFTPFMQADSSTTRRFGGTGLGLSIVRQLVELMGGEIGVASTSGVGSEFWVVLPLDIAGDDDAFPMPDEPLPVRRLEGARVLVVDDSATNLDVCRHILEHEGARVSLASDGAQAVLQLRAAPDAVDAVLMDVHMPGLDGNEATRRIRGELGLRDLPVIALTASALIAERDRALEAGMTDFISKPFEVEALVRIVRRSVERVRGAQSAAQSAAPAGPLAAGTQPPPDWPRIEGIDAADAFARLLGDKALLQSVLRGLLGEYADLAGTTPDEGGLDEALRARLHKLQGSAGVIGARDVRQAAQDGETALKAGDRAAAGRALQALNAALRVLEASARPWLDAKEDAHEPEEAPPIDPEGLALLVDALDRQDLAAMPWFEELGPALRAALGDERFAQFDAAVRSLQFRRAAALLRDASLVSDAEAAARTP, from the coding sequence GTGGGGATTCGTGAGTCCGCGCGGTCCCTGGTCTGGCTGATCGTCGGCCTTGGCGGCGCGATCGGCGCCGCATTGCTGCAGCATCAATCGAACGAGTCGCTGGCGCAGGAGCGCTTCGACGCGGTCGCGCGGCGCGCGGTGGAGCAGCTCTCCTCGCGCATGCATTCCTACGAAACCGGCCTGCGCAGCGCGCGCGGCGCGGTGATCGCCGCGGGCGGAGAGGGCGGCATCACCCGGCTGCGTTTCGCGCAGTTCATGGCCTCGCGCGATCTGGAGCGCGAGTTTCCGGGCGCGGGCGGATTCGGCTACATACGGCGCGTGCCGGTCGCGGAGGAGGCCGCCTTCGTCGCTGCGGCGCGGCTCGACGGCAAGGCCGACTTCCGGATCCATCAGCTCGGCCCGAACGAGGGCGAGCGCTTCGTCATCCAGTTCTTCGAGCCCTCCGATTCGAACAGTCCGGTGATCGGCCTGGACGTCGCGTCCGAACCCAAGCGGCGCGCCGCCGCCGAACGGTCCATGCGCAGCGGCGAAACCACGATCAGCGCGCCGATCACGCTGATCCAGACGGAGCCCAGGAACGCCGGCTTGCGTTCGGTGATCATGCTGCTGCCGATCTATCGGGCCGAGGCGCAACTCGGCAGGCTCCAGCAGCGGCAGCGCCGGTCGTCGGCGGCGCGCGGCATGCCGGACGAGGTCTTCGGCTGGGCCTATACGCCGCTGCGGATCGACGAGGTCCTGAGGGACTTCGATTTCCAGGACGGCGATTTCGCGATGTCGCTCGTCGACGCGACGCCCGGTGGCCGGCCCGAGCGCTTCTTCACTTCGCCGCGGCAGCCGGACGCCAAGGAGACGGAGCTCAAGACCTCGCTGCCGCTGCAGCTCTATGGGCGGACCTGGCAAGCGGAGATCACGGCGCAGCCGCGCTTCGTCAACCAGCTCAACCTGCGCAGCCCCTGGTCGATCCTCCTGATTGGCTCGGTGCTGGCGATGCTGCTGGCGCTGCTCTCGTTCGTGGAGCAGGTCACCCAGCGGCGCAAGGCACGCGAAGGCGAGCAGCGCTCGCGCCTCGCGGCCATCGTGGCCAGCTCGAACGACGCCGTCATCGGCTGCCGGCTCGACGGCCGGATCACCGACTGGAACGCCGCGGCCGCGAAGATCTTCGGCTACAGCGCCGAGGAGGTGCAGGGCCAGCCGCTGCAGTCGCTCCTGCTGCCGCCGGACTACGTGCAGGAAGAGGAGACGCTGCTGCGGCACATCGCCGACGGCAAGTCGGTCGCCGCCTTCGAGACCTTCCGCCGGCACCGCGACGGATCGCCGGTGGCGGTGTCGGTGGCCGCGGCGCCGATCCTGGCGGCGGACGGCCGCGTGGTCGGCGTCGCCGAGACGATGCGCGACATCACGCACGAAAAGGCGAGCAAGGCGCACATCCTCGAGCTCAACGCCACGCTCGAGCAGCAGGTGCAGCAGCGCACCGCCGAGCTGGCCGCGCTGTCGCAGCGCGAGCGCGCGATCCTCGACGGCGCGGCGAGCGCGATCATCGCGACCGACGTGCGCGGCGTGGTGACGCTGTTCAATCCGGCGGCGGAGGCCTTGCTGGGCTACTCGGCCGCCGAAGTCGTCGACCGGATGGAGATGAACGGCTTCCACGATGCGTTCGAACTCCAGGGGCGGGCCATGGCGCTCACCACCGAGGTGGGCCGTGCGCTCGAAGCCGGCGAGGTCTACGCGCCTGCGCCCGGCACCGGCCGTGCGCAGGCGCGCGAGTGGACCTACGTGCGAAAGGACGGCAGCCGCGTTGCGGTGCACCTGAACGTGAGTCCGCTGCGCGATGCGCAAGGCGCGGTGCTCGGCTTCATCGCGATCGCGACCGATCTGTCGGAACGCAAGGCGGCCGAACTGCGCCTGCGCTCGAACGAGCGCTTCATGCGCATCGTGACGGACAACATCCCGGGCGTGGTCGCCTACTGGACGCCGGACCTGCGATGCACCTTCGCCAATGACGCGCACGAGCGCTGGCTGGGCCGCAAGGCCTGGGAGATGGCCGGCATCACGATGGAAGAGCTCCTGGGGCCGGTGCGCCTGGCCGAGAACCAGCCCCTGATCCGCGCCGCGCTCGCCGGCGAGGACCAGCGCGTGATGCGCACCCGCGCGATGGTCGATGGCAGCGTCGTGCACTACTGGCTGCACTTCATCCCGGACCGGGACGACGCCGGGGTGGTGCAGGGCTTCATCACGGTGGCGGTGGACGTGACCGACATGCGCGAGGCGCAGGCGCAGCTCGAACAGCTCAACGAGGCGCTCAACGAGCGCAGCGCGCAGGCGGAATCGGCGAGCCGTGCCAAGAGCGAGTTCCTCGCCAACATGAGCCACGAGATCCGCTCGCCGCTCAACACCGTGCTGGGGCTGGCCTACCTGCTGCGCCAGACCGCGCTCGACGATCGCCAGCGCGAGCTGCTGCAGAAGATCCAGACCGCCAGCACCGCACTGCTCGGCGTCATCAACGACATCCTCGACATCTCGAAGATCGAGGCCGGCGAGATGGTGATCGAAGCGACCGAGTTCGGCCTGCGCGAGCTGCTCGAAGGCGTCGTCGAGATGGCGGCGGTTGCAGCCGGCAACAAGGACATCGCGCTCAGGCTCGACGCCGACGATGACCTGCCGCCACGGCTGTGCGGCGACGTCACGCGCATCCGGCAGATCCTGGTGAACCTGCTGAGCAATGCGGTCAAGTTCACCGCCAGGGGCTCGGTGCGTCTGCAGGTGCACGCGGTGGCGCGCGACGAGCATGCAGTGCGCCTGCGGCTTTCGGTGACCGACACCGGCATCGGCATCGAACCCGCCTTGCTCGACCGCCTGTTCACGCCTTTCATGCAGGCCGATTCGTCGACCACGCGGCGCTTCGGCGGCACCGGGCTGGGTTTGTCGATCGTCAGGCAGCTGGTCGAACTGATGGGCGGCGAGATCGGCGTCGCCAGCACGTCGGGCGTCGGCAGCGAGTTCTGGGTGGTGCTGCCGCTCGACATCGCCGGCGATGACGATGCGTTTCCGATGCCCGACGAGCCGCTTCCGGTCCGGCGGCTCGAGGGGGCCCGCGTGCTGGTGGTGGACGACAGCGCGACCAACCTCGACGTCTGCCGCCACATCCTCGAGCATGAGGGCGCGCGCGTGAGCCTGGCTTCCGACGGCGCCCAGGCCGTCCTGCAGTTGCGCGCCGCACCCGATGCCGTCGATGCGGTGCTGATGGACGTCCACATGCCGGGGCTCGACGGCAACGAGGCGACGCGGCGCATCCGCGGCGAGCTGGGCTTGCGCGACCTGCCGGTGATCGCGTTGACCGCGAGCGCGCTGATCGCCGAGCGCGACCGCGCGCTGGAAGCCGGCATGACGGATTTCATCAGCAAGCCCTTCGAGGTCGAGGCGCTGGTCCGCATCGTGCGCCGCTCGGTGGAGCGTGTGCGCGGCGCGCAGTCCGCGGCGCAGTCCGCGGCGCCGGCCGGGCCGCTCGCCGCCGGCACGCAGCCGCCGCCGGACTGGCCGCGCATCGAGGGCATCGACGCTGCGGATGCCTTCGCGCGCCTGCTGGGCGACAAGGCGCTGCTGCAGAGCGTGCTGCGCGGGCTTCTCGGCGAATACGCCGACCTTGCCGGGACGACGCCGGACGAGGGCGGCCTGGACGAAGCCCTGCGGGCGCGGCTGCACAAGCTTCAGGGCAGCGCGGGCGTGATCGGCGCCCGCGATGTCCGGCAGGCGGCGCAGGACGGCGAGACGGCGCTGAAGGCCGGCGACCGGGCGGCGGCCGGACGGGCGCTGCAGGCGCTGAACGCGGCGCTGCGCGTTCTCGAAGCGTCCGCTCGCCCGTGGCTGGACGCCAAGGAGGATGCGCACGAACCGGAAGAAGCGCCGCCGATCGATCCCGAGGGGCTTGCCCTGCTGGTCGATGCGCTGGACCGGCAGGACCTCGCCGCCATGCCCTGGTTCGAGGAACTGGGCCCTGCGCTGCGTGCCGCGCTCGGGGATGAGCGCTTCGCGCAATTCGACGCTGCGGTCCGGTCGCTGCAGTTCCGCCGCGCCGCCGCGCTGCTGCGCGACGCATCGCTGGTCAGCGACGCAGAAGCAGCCGCGCGTACACCATGA